One window from the genome of Fulvivirga lutea encodes:
- a CDS encoding T9SS type A sorting domain-containing protein, translating to MRALITSALLLVFGFSSHAQSFEVVGSGKVFTGKVGEKVAAEIPIRNLTNKPIQIVIRRLDKVIGTSQSTYICWGEDCLNKDDDQIPLSKRISAQEVSQKFVSTLEAGLVPGISSVKYLIYNRDNPSDAIEYEVNYTIEEAVDEKFLYESEEIQLKEIYPNPVSEFAVLNYNLKDENVNAEIVLHNVLGSIIGRYDLIPFESKLKIITEDFNPGVYFYTLYIDGDGVTTHKIVIRK from the coding sequence ATGCGTGCATTAATCACATCAGCTCTATTACTTGTGTTTGGCTTTTCCAGCCATGCACAGAGCTTCGAGGTGGTTGGGTCAGGCAAAGTTTTCACGGGCAAAGTGGGTGAAAAGGTAGCTGCAGAAATCCCCATAAGAAACCTCACAAACAAACCTATTCAGATTGTCATTCGAAGGTTGGATAAAGTAATTGGAACCAGTCAAAGCACTTACATCTGCTGGGGAGAAGATTGTTTAAACAAGGATGATGATCAAATTCCGCTTTCTAAGAGAATTTCTGCGCAAGAAGTTTCTCAAAAGTTTGTGAGCACATTAGAAGCAGGATTGGTACCTGGAATAAGCTCAGTAAAATACCTCATTTATAATCGAGATAACCCTTCAGATGCTATTGAATATGAAGTAAATTATACCATCGAGGAGGCTGTTGATGAGAAGTTTTTATACGAATCAGAAGAAATTCAGTTAAAGGAGATCTATCCAAATCCAGTATCTGAATTTGCTGTTTTAAATTACAACTTGAAAGATGAAAATGTGAATGCCGAAATTGTTTTGCATAATGTATTGGGTAGCATTATTGGCCGGTATGATTTAATCCCTTTTGAATCTAAATTGAAAATTATTACAGAAGACTTTAATCCAGGAGTTTATTTCTACACACTTTACATCGATGGTGATGGCGTAACCACACACAAAATTGTCATCAGAAAATAA
- a CDS encoding DUF6249 domain-containing protein: MDVAMVGVFIPIVGIIAISVLVIYLRKFENEERMSMIDKGMNPADMKIIRNTSWPLRFALLLIGGGTGLVVGYMLDINTRMDDVAYFSMIFVFGGIGLGLSYLIEEKKNKGEG; encoded by the coding sequence ATGGATGTAGCTATGGTAGGCGTATTCATTCCGATAGTCGGGATCATCGCCATTTCAGTTTTAGTAATTTATTTAAGAAAATTCGAGAACGAAGAAAGAATGTCAATGATAGATAAAGGGATGAACCCCGCTGATATGAAAATTATCAGAAATACATCTTGGCCCTTACGTTTTGCACTATTATTAATAGGTGGTGGTACAGGCCTTGTAGTTGGTTATATGCTAGACATTAACACTCGCATGGATGATGTGGCCTACTTCTCTATGATTTTTGTGTTTGGAGGAATAGGGCTGGGCTTATCCTATCTCATAGAAGAGAAGAAAAATAAGGGCGAGGGCTAA
- the coaBC gene encoding bifunctional phosphopantothenoylcysteine decarboxylase/phosphopantothenate--cysteine ligase CoaBC has protein sequence MLQGKKIIIGVCGSIAVYKSALLVRLLVKAGAEVKVIMTDSALDFITPLTLSTLSKNPVLNKFSNSETGEWTNHVDLGLWADLIVIAPASANTIAKMANGYCDNLLLATYLSAKCPVFVAPAMDLDMYAHKSTKENLAKLQSYGNKVIVPASGELASGLVGEGRMQEPEEIVEELEKNFSKGKLAGKKVLITAGPTYEALDPVRFIGNHSSGKMGYAIAHEAASQGAEVILVSGPTHLSVSNSAIQLISVSSADEMFTACKEHYSKVDICILSAAVADYRPKIKADQKIKKKGEEMTLELVKTFDIAAELGKLKKKHQINVGFALETENESSNASSKLKSKNFDLIVLNSLNDKGAGFGHDTNKITIIDKNNNSKAFDLKSKQEVAKDIINSIIDVK, from the coding sequence ATGCTCCAGGGTAAAAAAATAATTATCGGAGTATGTGGAAGCATTGCCGTATATAAGTCTGCACTACTAGTCAGACTATTGGTAAAAGCAGGTGCAGAGGTTAAGGTAATTATGACCGACTCTGCACTTGATTTTATCACCCCACTCACACTTTCTACACTTTCCAAAAATCCTGTTCTCAACAAGTTTAGTAATTCAGAAACTGGAGAATGGACAAACCATGTAGATTTAGGCCTTTGGGCTGATCTGATAGTCATTGCTCCCGCAAGTGCTAATACCATCGCTAAAATGGCAAATGGCTATTGCGACAATCTATTACTTGCTACATACCTATCTGCCAAATGCCCTGTTTTTGTTGCTCCAGCAATGGATTTAGATATGTATGCTCACAAAAGCACGAAAGAAAATTTAGCCAAATTACAATCGTATGGCAATAAGGTAATTGTTCCTGCCAGTGGCGAGCTCGCCAGCGGATTGGTTGGTGAAGGGAGGATGCAAGAACCTGAAGAAATTGTTGAGGAATTAGAAAAAAACTTTTCAAAAGGAAAATTAGCTGGTAAAAAAGTATTGATAACAGCTGGCCCAACGTATGAAGCACTCGACCCGGTACGATTTATCGGAAATCATTCTTCAGGCAAAATGGGTTATGCTATTGCCCATGAAGCAGCAAGTCAGGGTGCTGAGGTCATTCTTGTTTCGGGTCCAACGCACCTTTCCGTAAGTAACTCTGCAATACAGCTTATATCTGTAAGTTCAGCCGATGAGATGTTTACTGCCTGTAAAGAGCACTATAGCAAAGTTGATATTTGCATACTATCTGCTGCGGTAGCCGATTACAGACCAAAAATAAAAGCGGATCAAAAAATAAAAAAGAAGGGTGAAGAGATGACCCTTGAATTGGTTAAAACATTTGATATTGCAGCAGAACTAGGGAAGCTTAAAAAGAAACATCAAATAAATGTTGGATTTGCCCTTGAAACAGAAAACGAAAGTAGCAATGCATCCTCAAAGCTGAAATCGAAAAATTTCGATCTTATTGTTCTTAATTCTTTGAATGATAAAGGCGCGGGTTTTGGGCATGACACCAACAAAATCACTATCATTGATAAGAATAATAATTCTAAAGCGTTTGATCTTAAAAGCAAACAAGAAGTAGCAAAAGATATCATTAATTCTATCATTGATGTTAAATAA
- a CDS encoding DNA-directed RNA polymerase subunit omega, whose translation MAIQASIVTRDTDKIAEKSGNIYESIVIIGKRARQVAVNVKEELNAKLAEFASTVDNLEEIFENREQIEISKFYERLPKSTNVAIEEFLEDKVDFRYREEEENKLEL comes from the coding sequence ATGGCTATTCAAGCATCAATCGTAACAAGAGACACAGATAAAATTGCTGAGAAATCTGGCAACATCTATGAGTCAATTGTAATCATCGGAAAGAGAGCAAGACAGGTTGCAGTAAATGTAAAAGAAGAATTAAATGCAAAACTTGCTGAATTCGCTTCTACAGTAGATAACCTGGAAGAAATCTTTGAAAACAGAGAACAAATAGAAATTTCTAAGTTCTACGAAAGACTACCTAAGTCTACTAACGTGGCTATCGAAGAATTTCTTGAAGATAAAGTGGACTTCCGTTACAGAGAAGAAGAGGAGAATAAATTAGAACTATAA
- the recN gene encoding DNA repair protein RecN, with protein sequence MLKQLFIKNYALIQELKITPSEKLNIITGETGAGKSIMLGAVGLMLGNRADIKSLLNTDSKCIVEGHFDLSLYKLESLFKKEDLDYEATTIIRREISPSGKSRAFVNDTPVTLDVLKKLGIKLMDVHSQHETLQLGKNSFQLKFVDVFANTLTLRNEYYRLYQDYKKELIYLNGLKEESAKATQESDYNSFLLQELAEANLQPDEQEELEERVKVAEHAEEIKLKLNEGLAILSNDEFSVASGMQQLRQALSQLAKYSDTYKNLADRIESVQIEVNDLTSEIEREEEKVNFDPEEAQMSQERLSLIYQLQQKHQVVDIASLIEIQSNLEEKVSRTLNLDNEIATSTKKVESLLQECTAKASELSKKRVACFDKLSDELTKLLAEVGMGDASVKIERSEIPLENSGFDEIQILFSANKGIAPQPLAKVASGGEFSRFMFCIKYILAEKIAMPTVIFDEIDTGVSGEIALKLGSLMKKMAENHQLITISHLPQIAAKGDQHYFVYKDTSSDKAVSKIKYLEESERIEEIAKMIGGDNPSSIAFENARELMQSS encoded by the coding sequence ATGCTCAAACAGCTTTTCATAAAAAATTATGCACTTATTCAGGAACTGAAGATCACTCCTTCAGAGAAACTGAATATTATTACGGGTGAAACTGGTGCCGGAAAATCTATTATGTTGGGTGCTGTGGGACTTATGCTTGGTAACAGGGCAGATATTAAGTCTCTTTTGAATACTGACAGTAAGTGCATCGTAGAAGGTCATTTCGACTTATCACTATATAAGTTGGAATCGCTATTTAAAAAGGAAGATTTAGATTACGAAGCCACCACAATTATACGAAGAGAAATAAGTCCATCAGGTAAATCCAGGGCCTTTGTAAATGATACTCCCGTTACTCTTGATGTGTTGAAGAAATTGGGCATCAAACTGATGGATGTTCATTCACAACATGAGACACTTCAACTAGGTAAAAACAGTTTTCAACTAAAGTTTGTAGATGTATTTGCTAATACGCTAACTCTCAGAAACGAGTACTATCGCTTGTATCAGGATTACAAAAAGGAGCTCATATACCTCAACGGATTAAAAGAAGAAAGCGCGAAAGCCACCCAGGAGTCTGATTACAATTCATTCTTGCTTCAAGAGCTTGCTGAAGCGAACCTTCAGCCCGATGAACAAGAAGAATTGGAAGAGCGTGTTAAAGTGGCAGAACATGCAGAAGAGATTAAACTTAAGCTGAATGAAGGTCTGGCTATTTTAAGCAATGACGAGTTTTCGGTGGCCTCCGGCATGCAACAACTAAGACAGGCGCTTAGCCAGCTAGCAAAATACAGCGACACATATAAAAATCTGGCTGATAGAATTGAAAGCGTACAAATTGAAGTTAACGACCTTACTTCAGAGATAGAAAGGGAAGAAGAGAAAGTTAATTTCGATCCCGAAGAAGCACAAATGTCGCAAGAAAGATTGAGCCTAATTTATCAGTTACAACAAAAGCATCAGGTAGTTGATATTGCTTCACTAATCGAAATACAGTCTAATCTTGAAGAAAAAGTCTCACGCACACTCAACTTAGATAATGAAATAGCAACTTCTACTAAAAAGGTAGAAAGTCTTCTACAGGAATGTACTGCAAAAGCATCAGAACTGAGTAAGAAAAGAGTAGCATGCTTTGACAAACTTTCTGATGAGCTTACAAAATTGTTAGCGGAGGTAGGAATGGGTGATGCTTCTGTAAAAATAGAACGGAGTGAAATTCCATTGGAAAATTCGGGTTTTGATGAGATTCAGATACTGTTCAGCGCCAATAAAGGAATTGCTCCTCAGCCATTAGCTAAAGTTGCCTCAGGCGGAGAGTTTTCGAGGTTTATGTTCTGCATCAAATATATTCTGGCAGAAAAAATTGCTATGCCAACAGTTATTTTTGATGAGATAGACACCGGAGTGTCAGGAGAAATCGCTTTAAAGCTGGGTTCATTAATGAAAAAAATGGCTGAAAATCATCAGTTAATTACTATCAGCCACTTACCGCAAATAGCTGCCAAAGGCGATCAGCATTATTTTGTATATAAGGATACCAGTTCTGATAAGGCAGTAAGTAAAATTAAATACCTGGAAGAAAGTGAACGAATAGAGGAAATAGCCAAGATGATCGGGGGCGATAACCCTTCTTCTATTGCCTTTGAAAATGCCAGGGAATTGATGCAGTCTTCCTAA
- the tilS gene encoding tRNA lysidine(34) synthetase TilS: MVNEFLTFVNSERLFKKTDKLLVAVSGGKDSVVLVHLLNKLGFNFSIAHCNFRLRGNESDGDEVFVKGISEKMKVAFYSTSFDTKKYASNKGVSTQMAARELRYNWFDELMKANGFNYLLTAHHLNDSFETALFNFVKGTGVAGLRGIKPKHNYVIRPLINFPKSMIDEYAVENAIEWREDSSNESSDYHRNYLRHEVVPKLKSVNENLLGTYQVSASRLSSLERLLQEAVKDLNTEIVGDGDIKEIPLKSILRVELVVLEEYLKPFGFNFQQCQSLKQLAVGTNSGKIITSTNYQITVDRETAFLTKISKTLSIEEVIDSFDCNKGIGSVHITFKSTSDLSIARISGIEKVDLDKLKLPMKVRSWREGDSFQPLGMKGKKKLSDFMIDEKIPLNLKSSVLVLESDGQIVSVIGYRIDDRFKLTNKSKKALQIQIVND, translated from the coding sequence ATGGTAAACGAATTTTTGACTTTTGTGAATAGTGAAAGGTTGTTCAAGAAAACAGACAAGCTGCTTGTGGCGGTAAGTGGGGGCAAAGATTCTGTTGTATTGGTGCATTTACTCAATAAGCTTGGATTCAACTTTTCAATAGCGCATTGTAATTTTAGGCTTAGAGGCAATGAATCGGATGGTGATGAAGTTTTTGTAAAGGGCATTTCCGAGAAAATGAAGGTTGCTTTTTATTCTACCTCTTTCGATACCAAAAAATATGCCAGCAATAAGGGTGTTTCAACCCAGATGGCCGCTCGCGAACTTCGATACAATTGGTTTGATGAACTAATGAAAGCTAACGGTTTCAATTACCTTCTAACAGCGCATCATTTAAACGATTCATTTGAAACGGCATTGTTCAATTTTGTAAAAGGCACCGGTGTTGCGGGGCTGCGTGGAATTAAACCGAAACACAATTATGTGATAAGGCCGCTTATCAATTTCCCCAAATCAATGATTGATGAATACGCTGTAGAGAATGCTATTGAGTGGCGCGAGGATTCAAGCAATGAAAGTTCGGACTATCATAGAAATTACTTGAGACATGAAGTAGTGCCAAAGCTCAAATCAGTTAATGAGAATTTGTTAGGCACATACCAGGTTTCTGCTAGCAGATTATCTTCATTGGAGAGGCTTTTACAAGAAGCTGTGAAAGATTTAAATACTGAAATTGTGGGGGATGGTGATATTAAGGAGATACCACTAAAATCAATTCTCAGAGTTGAACTGGTAGTTTTGGAAGAGTATTTGAAACCATTTGGATTTAACTTTCAACAATGCCAGAGTTTGAAGCAGCTGGCTGTAGGCACAAACTCAGGTAAAATTATCACCTCTACCAATTATCAAATTACCGTTGACAGAGAGACAGCTTTTTTAACTAAAATAAGTAAAACTTTATCTATTGAAGAGGTGATAGATTCCTTTGATTGTAATAAAGGAATAGGTTCTGTACATATCACATTTAAGTCTACCAGTGACTTATCAATTGCCAGGATAAGTGGCATTGAAAAGGTTGACTTAGATAAACTCAAACTACCGATGAAAGTTAGGAGCTGGAGGGAAGGGGATTCGTTTCAACCACTAGGTATGAAGGGCAAAAAAAAGTTAAGTGATTTTATGATTGATGAGAAAATTCCTCTAAACTTGAAATCATCAGTGCTGGTTTTGGAAAGTGATGGACAGATCGTGAGTGTTATAGGCTATAGAATTGACGATCGATTTAAACTGACCAATAAGAGCAAAAAGGCACTTCAAATTCAGATAGTAAATGATTAA
- the porD gene encoding type IX secretion system protein PorD, which yields MLNKFIGPFIVTLLLFSTLNAQELNVRVAVNADQVQSSDRTVFKDMETAFAQFLNSRQWTTDVYESFEKINANIIITLQNPKSIGVFEATVQVQAARPVYNTNYESILLNFADRDWQFEYVDSQPLEYNDQTYISNLTSLLAYYSYMILGMDYDSFSELGGTDYFQQALNVVNNAQQSGRAGWDALGSTRNRYWLVENLTNQQIIPFRRSLYRYHRLALDTFDKDPENSRKIILEVLKEMRKVKNAFPNSILVIAFLDAKRDELINIFSEGSIALRREAYDILAAVDPSKSGDYEKMIK from the coding sequence ATGTTAAATAAGTTCATAGGGCCTTTTATAGTAACTCTCCTACTTTTCAGCACACTCAACGCACAGGAGCTTAACGTTCGTGTAGCAGTGAATGCTGATCAGGTACAGTCGTCAGATAGAACAGTATTCAAGGATATGGAAACTGCTTTTGCCCAGTTTTTAAATTCAAGGCAATGGACTACTGATGTTTATGAATCCTTTGAAAAAATTAACGCCAACATCATTATTACGCTACAAAACCCAAAAAGTATTGGTGTCTTTGAAGCTACAGTACAGGTACAGGCGGCACGGCCGGTATACAACACCAATTACGAATCTATCCTCCTAAACTTTGCCGACAGAGATTGGCAATTTGAGTATGTCGATTCTCAGCCATTGGAATACAACGATCAAACCTACATTAGCAATTTAACTTCTCTCCTTGCCTATTATAGTTATATGATCTTAGGTATGGATTACGATTCTTTTAGCGAGTTAGGCGGAACAGACTATTTTCAACAGGCACTCAATGTGGTGAACAATGCCCAACAATCTGGTAGAGCAGGTTGGGATGCATTAGGAAGTACAAGAAATAGGTATTGGTTAGTAGAAAACCTTACAAATCAGCAAATTATCCCGTTTAGAAGATCGCTTTACAGGTACCACAGACTGGCACTGGATACGTTTGATAAAGATCCTGAAAATAGCCGAAAAATCATTTTGGAAGTATTAAAGGAAATGCGCAAGGTTAAGAATGCTTTTCCAAACTCCATATTAGTAATAGCTTTCCTTGATGCTAAAAGAGATGAGTTGATAAATATTTTCTCAGAAGGAAGTATAGCCTTACGTAGAGAAGCCTATGATATTCTTGCTGCTGTAGATCCTTCAAAAAGTGGTGATTATGAAAAGATGATAAAGTAA
- a CDS encoding OstA-like protein, which produces MIKLVIKYSFILLAICLASVTQAQKKVKLKKADKLIGGVDKSGKRFDRFVGNVVFEQNETTIYCDSAILYKKENIVNAFGHVRITEGDSVTITSKRLTYTGDNKMAKLREDVVFKKLKSVTLYTDFLDYDRIRQQARYYNGGKLVDSANVLTSEKGYYQVNTNMASFKKNVVGKNPDYTLESDTLQYHTKTNIVYFRDHTVLTDVEGNVFEYEEGEYNTNIRKSNLAKGEVETETYTLTGNQLFLDDIRKLYRAVGEVEMISKEQDVIITGENSIYYRDKGIAKVYGKALMKKIMDLDTLFLTADTLVAIESKDPAKKRLLAYKNVQIYKSDLQGIADSLAYVTADSMLFFYDDPVLWTEGNQMTADSINVVIANNSIDRLNMDQNSFVVSTDSIDNFNQIKGREMVAFFNSGKIKKVDVTGNGESLFFALNDEETALVGMNKIFCSSMTINFKLNKADNISFYVNPDASFIPPHELKAPETRLKGFNWRIEQRPVKEEIYALDHTRNKEEVDNTPPVTKPTNVEIPGEVQMKSAPISREPKKTPIKKDN; this is translated from the coding sequence ATGATAAAATTAGTAATAAAATATTCATTCATTCTGCTGGCAATTTGCCTTGCTTCGGTCACACAAGCTCAAAAAAAAGTGAAGCTTAAAAAAGCCGATAAGTTGATTGGTGGGGTAGATAAATCCGGCAAGCGCTTCGACCGCTTCGTAGGTAACGTTGTTTTTGAGCAGAATGAAACTACCATCTACTGCGACTCTGCAATCCTTTACAAAAAAGAAAACATCGTAAATGCCTTTGGTCATGTGCGTATAACGGAAGGCGATTCTGTAACTATCACGTCAAAACGCCTAACCTATACAGGCGATAATAAAATGGCCAAATTGAGAGAAGACGTGGTTTTTAAAAAATTAAAAAGTGTAACTCTCTACACTGATTTTCTTGATTACGACCGTATCCGGCAGCAGGCCAGATATTATAACGGTGGTAAGTTAGTGGATTCAGCCAATGTGCTTACAAGTGAAAAGGGCTATTATCAGGTAAATACCAATATGGCTTCCTTTAAAAAGAATGTGGTAGGCAAAAATCCTGATTATACGCTTGAATCTGACACGCTTCAGTATCACACCAAAACTAACATTGTTTATTTCCGCGATCATACTGTTCTCACAGATGTTGAGGGAAATGTATTTGAATATGAGGAAGGCGAGTATAATACTAACATTCGTAAATCTAACCTTGCCAAAGGCGAAGTAGAAACTGAAACGTACACTTTAACAGGCAATCAATTATTTCTGGATGATATCAGGAAACTGTATCGGGCTGTTGGCGAAGTAGAAATGATTAGCAAAGAGCAAGATGTTATCATCACGGGTGAAAACAGTATTTACTATCGCGATAAGGGAATTGCAAAAGTCTATGGCAAGGCGCTGATGAAAAAAATCATGGATTTGGATACGTTGTTTCTAACTGCAGATACCTTGGTAGCAATAGAAAGTAAAGATCCGGCCAAAAAGCGCCTGTTAGCCTACAAAAACGTTCAGATTTATAAATCCGATTTACAAGGTATTGCAGATTCGCTGGCTTATGTGACTGCAGATAGCATGCTTTTCTTTTATGATGATCCCGTGCTTTGGACGGAAGGAAATCAGATGACTGCGGATTCAATCAATGTTGTCATCGCCAATAACAGTATCGACCGATTGAACATGGATCAGAACTCCTTTGTAGTATCCACTGATAGTATTGACAATTTCAACCAAATCAAAGGCAGGGAAATGGTAGCCTTTTTTAATTCGGGAAAAATAAAAAAAGTGGATGTTACAGGTAATGGTGAGAGCCTATTTTTTGCATTGAATGATGAAGAAACAGCCTTGGTTGGTATGAACAAAATATTTTGCAGCTCCATGACCATCAATTTCAAACTAAATAAAGCTGATAATATTTCATTTTACGTGAATCCTGATGCTTCTTTCATTCCACCTCATGAACTAAAAGCACCTGAAACCAGATTGAAAGGGTTTAACTGGCGCATAGAACAAAGGCCTGTAAAAGAGGAAATTTACGCATTGGATCACACCAGAAATAAAGAAGAGGTAGACAACACCCCGCCCGTTACTAAGCCTACCAATGTTGAGATTCCGGGTGAAGTTCAAATGAAATCAGCCCCGATATCAAGAGAACCAAAAAAGACCCCGATCAAAAAGGACAATTAG
- a CDS encoding SLC13 family permease, producing the protein MNRKSIGLVLGPLLFAITTLVGKVYLGETTLVIATAFWMITWWVTEAVSIPVTALLPLILFPLSGVLSISEAAAPYSSPIIFLFMGGFMIALGLEKHNLHMRLALNILKITGSSGNGVILGFMISTAILSMWISNTATAVMMLPIAASVVQLLSKDGFVQSERTFALALMLSIAYSANIGGTMTLIGTPPNVVMAGYLNQILNFTIGFSEWLMLAVPIGLLLIFITYLLLTNVLFRNNIKNVEGSEALIDDELKKLGAISLEEKLVIFIFGLTAFGWIFKGQINALLGAPLLTDHITAMIGGCLMFSTPLDLKNTKKLIDWEDTKRLPWGILLLFGGGMSLANALAHVGLIDRIGELVSSYSNVELIVLMVLVTGLVLFMTEFMSNVALVTILIPVIIAVSEGISIDPLFLVVPATLASSCAFMMPISTPPNAIVYSSGHIKMSEMIKAGFFLNLLSVVILTLMCYWVIPLLF; encoded by the coding sequence ATGAATAGAAAATCAATAGGTCTTGTACTCGGCCCGCTTCTTTTTGCTATTACAACTTTAGTTGGAAAAGTCTATTTAGGCGAGACAACATTAGTTATTGCAACTGCTTTTTGGATGATTACATGGTGGGTAACTGAGGCCGTGTCAATTCCTGTCACAGCACTCTTGCCATTGATATTATTTCCACTCTCAGGCGTATTAAGTATTTCCGAAGCTGCTGCGCCATATTCCAGTCCAATCATTTTTCTGTTTATGGGTGGTTTTATGATTGCCCTAGGACTGGAAAAACATAATCTTCACATGCGCCTGGCATTAAACATTTTGAAAATAACTGGGTCATCGGGCAATGGTGTAATACTGGGTTTTATGATATCTACTGCGATACTAAGTATGTGGATAAGCAATACAGCCACTGCCGTTATGATGCTACCAATTGCAGCATCAGTGGTACAATTGCTAAGTAAAGATGGGTTTGTCCAATCAGAAAGAACATTCGCTTTAGCACTGATGCTGAGTATAGCCTATTCAGCTAATATTGGTGGCACAATGACATTGATAGGCACACCGCCAAATGTAGTGATGGCTGGCTATTTAAATCAGATACTAAATTTTACCATTGGGTTTAGTGAGTGGTTAATGTTGGCTGTACCCATTGGACTATTGCTCATCTTCATCACTTATTTACTTCTCACAAATGTGCTCTTCAGAAACAATATTAAAAACGTAGAAGGATCTGAGGCTTTAATTGATGATGAATTGAAAAAGCTGGGAGCAATTTCACTAGAGGAAAAACTGGTGATATTCATATTCGGATTAACAGCTTTTGGGTGGATTTTTAAAGGTCAGATAAACGCATTACTTGGCGCTCCATTGCTAACAGATCATATTACTGCCATGATTGGCGGTTGTCTGATGTTCTCCACTCCACTCGATCTTAAAAATACTAAGAAGCTCATCGATTGGGAGGATACAAAACGCTTGCCTTGGGGAATACTTCTGCTATTTGGTGGCGGTATGTCTTTAGCCAATGCACTGGCTCATGTAGGCCTAATAGATCGCATAGGAGAATTGGTATCTTCTTACTCAAATGTAGAACTGATAGTACTTATGGTGCTTGTAACAGGGCTTGTGCTTTTTATGACAGAATTTATGAGCAACGTTGCGCTGGTCACTATTCTTATTCCAGTAATTATTGCCGTTAGTGAAGGGATTTCCATAGACCCTTTATTTCTGGTAGTTCCAGCTACACTGGCATCTAGTTGTGCCTTTATGATGCCTATCTCCACACCACCGAATGCGATTGTATATTCAAGCGGGCATATAAAAATGTCAGAAATGATAAAAGCAGGCTTTTTTCTAAACCTGCTTTCAGTTGTTATCTTGACCTTAATGTGTTATTGGGTAATACCGCTATTGTTTTAA
- a CDS encoding outer membrane protein assembly factor BamD → MRHFLLIIIIFLVASCSKFRRIEKNPDWKVKYDAAMNYYENKDYYRSSILFEQILPIIRGLPEGEKVQFYLAYAQYYQEFYLLAAHHFKTFYETYARSEFAQEARYMRAYSLYVNSPEYNLDQTSSIEAVVSMQNFINRYPNSEFRDDASKVIDDIQQKLEKKAYENAKQYYKLEYFKAAVVAFESFANDYPDSEFNEEISFLKFMAQYRLAEKSIYSKQEERYRKANEFYLEFLDLYPSSAYLREADKKYGDSLSKLNQLAKNN, encoded by the coding sequence ATGCGCCATTTCTTACTTATTATCATCATTTTTTTAGTAGCATCTTGCAGCAAATTCAGGAGGATTGAAAAAAATCCTGACTGGAAAGTGAAGTACGATGCCGCTATGAATTATTATGAGAATAAGGACTACTACAGATCAAGCATTTTGTTTGAGCAAATTTTACCAATCATCAGAGGTTTACCTGAGGGTGAAAAGGTGCAGTTTTACCTGGCCTATGCACAGTACTATCAAGAGTTTTACCTATTGGCAGCGCATCATTTTAAGACATTTTACGAAACGTACGCACGAAGCGAGTTTGCTCAGGAGGCAAGGTACATGAGGGCTTATTCATTGTATGTTAATTCTCCTGAATACAATTTGGACCAAACTTCCAGTATAGAAGCGGTTGTTTCAATGCAGAATTTCATTAACAGATATCCGAATAGCGAGTTCAGAGATGATGCATCAAAAGTAATTGACGACATACAGCAAAAATTAGAAAAAAAGGCATACGAGAATGCCAAACAATATTATAAACTGGAGTATTTCAAAGCTGCTGTGGTAGCATTTGAAAGTTTCGCCAATGACTACCCTGATTCTGAATTTAACGAGGAGATTTCTTTTCTTAAATTTATGGCTCAGTACAGGTTGGCAGAAAAAAGTATCTACTCCAAGCAGGAAGAGCGATATAGAAAAGCGAATGAGTTCTATCTGGAATTCTTAGACCTATATCCTTCAAGTGCTTACTTAAGAGAGGCAGACAAAAAATATGGCGACAGCCTGAGTAAATTAAATCAACTAGCAAAGAATAATTAA